A part of Sulfurimonas sp. HSL-1716 genomic DNA contains:
- the coxB gene encoding cytochrome c oxidase subunit II, with translation MLAGFNKDASTFAADVDQAFWISIGISGAMLLLVVGLILFFIFRYHHSRVKPEEIRNIKHYLPLEIAWTVIPTILLFVIFYYGYSAFRELRTMPKNAFTVDVLGKRWSWTFTYPNGKRTAELYVPAGENIRLLLHAPVNDVLHSFYVPAFRVKEDVVPGRVNHLWFKATVKGRYDIECAEYCGTGHSRMLSKVEVMDKAAFDTWYASEKLSPHDKSAPKGEGEALYKTLGCVSCHSLDGSIIVCPTFKGLYGTKVKVLTNGKLREVLADETYIRASIRTPAKDVVQGFQAGIMPNLSDQIDEKQMKAIIEFIKQQNLPSSKAVSQQKMQPKSEQKVKPKSEPAAKSVKKAVQVVVPAGPLDGASLFKLKGCTACHSLDGSRKTGPSLKGIYKSTQKVLTGGKLREITADEAYLHNSIEHPNDDIVQGFPPNIMPPFGKILSPDEINALVKYLKGVK, from the coding sequence ATGCTGGCAGGATTTAACAAGGATGCTTCTACTTTTGCAGCGGATGTAGATCAGGCGTTTTGGATCAGTATCGGTATTTCGGGAGCGATGCTGCTGCTTGTGGTGGGACTCATACTCTTTTTTATCTTCCGTTATCACCACAGCCGGGTCAAACCCGAAGAGATCCGCAATATCAAACACTATCTGCCGCTGGAGATCGCCTGGACGGTGATCCCTACGATCTTGCTTTTTGTCATCTTTTACTATGGTTACAGCGCTTTTAGGGAACTGCGCACTATGCCCAAGAACGCTTTTACGGTCGATGTGCTTGGAAAACGCTGGTCATGGACGTTTACCTATCCAAACGGCAAGCGGACAGCCGAACTCTACGTGCCTGCGGGAGAAAATATACGCTTACTGCTGCATGCGCCCGTAAACGACGTATTGCACAGTTTTTACGTTCCCGCTTTTCGCGTCAAGGAGGACGTAGTGCCGGGCAGGGTAAACCATCTATGGTTCAAAGCTACCGTAAAAGGACGCTATGACATCGAATGTGCGGAGTATTGCGGTACGGGACACTCAAGAATGCTTTCCAAGGTCGAAGTAATGGATAAAGCGGCGTTTGATACTTGGTATGCGAGCGAAAAGCTCAGTCCTCATGACAAGAGCGCTCCAAAAGGAGAGGGCGAAGCGCTGTATAAAACGCTCGGCTGTGTTTCATGTCACAGTCTGGACGGTTCGATCATCGTCTGTCCTACGTTTAAAGGGCTTTACGGCACAAAGGTGAAGGTTTTGACAAACGGAAAACTGCGTGAAGTGCTTGCCGATGAAACCTATATCCGTGCGTCGATACGAACACCTGCAAAAGATGTCGTACAAGGTTTTCAGGCGGGGATCATGCCGAACCTTTCAGATCAGATCGATGAAAAGCAGATGAAGGCGATCATCGAGTTTATCAAACAGCAGAATCTGCCTTCAAGCAAAGCTGTATCTCAACAAAAGATGCAACCGAAGAGTGAACAAAAAGTCAAACCAAAAAGCGAGCCTGCAGCCAAATCCGTTAAAAAAGCAGTACAGGTGGTTGTACCTGCCGGACCATTGGACGGAGCTTCTCTGTTTAAGCTTAAAGGATGTACCGCGTGTCATAGTTTGGACGGTTCGAGAAAAACGGGTCCGAGTCTCAAAGGGATATATAAAAGCACTCAAAAAGTCCTGACAGGCGGTAAGTTGCGGGAAATAACAGCCGATGAGGCGTATCTGCATAACTCTATCGAGCATCCAAATGACGATATCGTGCAGGGATTTCCTCCCAACATCATGCCGCCGTTTGGAAAGATACTTTCTCCCGATGAGATAAATGCGCTCGTAAAATACCTAAAAGGCGTCAAATGA
- a CDS encoding alcohol dehydrogenase catalytic domain-containing protein produces the protein METKSNDKSRRDFMKQTAIAGAGLVFSTSTNSFAKEQKMSNNIKSRGYAAVDTSGKLKPWKFERRPVGDNDVLINIKYASICHSDIHQMKGHWGAQQYPQVPGHEIVGVVAAVGKNVTKFKVGDRAGVGCMVDSNPECESFKKGEEQYCPQTVFTYGYPENSSPTGISQGGYSTNIVVKEHFVVHIPENISFQEAAPLLCAGITTYSPIMKFDVKKGDKVGVAGIGGLGHMAVKIAVSKGAEVYAFTTSTDKVDDILKFGAKEAVVVDDFSKIHPYAGTLDYMISTIPYKHNIAAYISAVKPFGVFTYVGMPDQFEIMMSNIGLAASRVNFNASLIGGMPETQEVVNYCADNKLYPQIQIISAEQINEAWENVVNKKARYRYVIDAATF, from the coding sequence ATGGAGACAAAATCTAATGACAAGTCCAGAAGAGACTTTATGAAACAAACGGCAATAGCAGGTGCAGGTTTAGTGTTTTCAACATCTACAAATTCATTCGCAAAGGAGCAAAAGATGAGTAATAATATAAAATCACGTGGCTACGCAGCAGTAGACACATCGGGAAAATTAAAACCTTGGAAGTTCGAGCGTCGTCCGGTGGGCGATAATGACGTACTAATCAACATCAAGTATGCGAGTATCTGCCACTCCGACATTCACCAGATGAAAGGCCATTGGGGAGCACAGCAGTACCCGCAAGTTCCGGGTCATGAGATAGTCGGTGTTGTTGCAGCGGTTGGCAAGAACGTTACGAAGTTCAAAGTAGGTGATCGTGCAGGAGTCGGGTGTATGGTAGACAGTAACCCTGAATGTGAAAGTTTTAAAAAGGGTGAAGAACAGTATTGCCCTCAAACCGTGTTTACTTATGGATACCCTGAAAATAGCTCTCCTACGGGAATCTCACAAGGCGGTTACTCTACAAATATCGTCGTTAAAGAGCACTTTGTCGTACACATTCCTGAGAATATCAGCTTCCAAGAAGCAGCACCGCTGCTGTGTGCGGGGATCACTACATACTCTCCTATTATGAAGTTTGACGTTAAAAAAGGAGACAAGGTCGGTGTAGCGGGGATCGGCGGTTTGGGTCATATGGCCGTCAAGATCGCTGTCTCAAAAGGTGCAGAGGTCTATGCTTTTACCACATCTACCGACAAGGTCGATGACATCTTGAAATTCGGAGCAAAAGAGGCGGTCGTCGTCGATGACTTTTCAAAGATACACCCTTATGCAGGAACATTGGACTATATGATAAGCACGATCCCGTATAAACACAATATCGCAGCGTACATCTCGGCGGTGAAACCATTCGGGGTTTTCACTTACGTCGGTATGCCGGATCAATTCGAAATTATGATGAGTAACATCGGTCTTGCCGCAAGCCGTGTCAACTTTAACGCCTCTCTCATCGGCGGTATGCCGGAGACGCAGGAAGTCGTCAACTACTGTGCCGACAACAAACTTTACCCTCAAATCCAGATCATCTCAGCAGAGCAGATCAATGAAGCGTGGGAAAACGTTGTGAACAAAAAAGCACGTTACCGTTACGTCATCGATGCGGCGACATTTTAA
- a CDS encoding cytochrome C oxidase subunit IV family protein codes for MEHSVSLYTKVLAGLLLLTLLTFMQPSLYHLMPGPTAGVQLLIAAMKIGLVGAYYMHLRSEKAYLKGYVVMALMILLIFFVIVGIDVAHS; via the coding sequence ATGGAGCATAGTGTTTCTCTTTATACCAAAGTATTGGCAGGATTATTGCTGTTGACGCTCTTGACGTTTATGCAGCCCTCTTTGTATCATCTGATGCCGGGACCGACCGCCGGTGTACAACTGCTGATAGCTGCCATGAAGATAGGCTTGGTAGGCGCGTACTATATGCATCTTCGCAGTGAAAAAGCGTATCTCAAAGGCTATGTGGTAATGGCGTTGATGATATTGCTTATCTTCTTTGTGATCGTCGGCATCGACGTGGCACATTCGTAA
- a CDS encoding cupin domain-containing protein, with translation MKYTNKEEFDKANMFGMGEPNVNYAQYFIGDSFLNFLVKPGESPIFLANVTFEPGCRNNWHIHHAKSGGGQILICTAGEGWFQKEGEEPVSLSEGSIAVIPTGVKHWHGAKKDSWFSHISVEVPGEETSNEWLEPVADEYYNNLKG, from the coding sequence ATGAAATATACAAACAAAGAAGAGTTTGACAAAGCAAATATGTTCGGGATGGGTGAACCGAATGTCAACTATGCACAATATTTCATAGGAGATTCATTTTTGAACTTCTTGGTAAAACCGGGTGAATCACCGATCTTTTTAGCAAACGTCACTTTTGAGCCGGGATGCCGTAATAACTGGCATATACATCACGCTAAAAGCGGTGGTGGGCAAATACTCATCTGCACGGCCGGTGAGGGTTGGTTTCAAAAAGAGGGTGAAGAACCTGTGAGCTTAAGTGAAGGTAGCATTGCAGTTATTCCGACGGGAGTAAAACACTGGCACGGTGCAAAAAAGGATAGCTGGTTTAGCCACATCTCCGTTGAAGTTCCAGGAGAAGAAACCAGTAATGAGTGGCTTGAACCGGTAGCGGATGAGTACTATAACAACCTCAAAGGATAA
- a CDS encoding carboxymuconolactone decarboxylase family protein — MLDTKQQAIIPISVFTANGDMEKLKPALHIGLESGLSVNEIKEILVQLYAYCGFPRSLNAIHTFMEVMQEREAKGIKDNVGKEATPLPKDMDKDTYGAKVRQLLAGWDKEPPAQGYQLFTPVIDTYLKEHLFADIFARDVLTHQERELVTISALAAMNGTEGQLQFHMGAAMNTGFTASQLYAFVNVLDVKVGHKEAKVAGQVLKRFTS; from the coding sequence ATGTTAGATACAAAACAGCAGGCTATCATCCCCATTTCTGTATTTACGGCAAACGGTGATATGGAAAAACTAAAACCGGCTTTACATATAGGACTTGAATCTGGCTTGAGCGTCAATGAGATAAAAGAGATTCTTGTGCAGCTTTATGCCTACTGCGGGTTCCCGCGAAGCTTAAATGCTATTCATACTTTTATGGAAGTGATGCAAGAGCGTGAAGCCAAGGGTATTAAAGACAATGTCGGTAAAGAGGCAACGCCACTACCAAAAGATATGGATAAAGATACCTACGGAGCCAAAGTACGCCAGTTGCTAGCAGGATGGGATAAAGAACCACCAGCACAAGGATATCAACTTTTTACTCCCGTGATTGACACTTATCTGAAAGAGCATCTTTTCGCTGATATCTTTGCGAGAGATGTATTAACTCACCAAGAGCGCGAGCTGGTCACCATTTCGGCATTAGCTGCAATGAACGGTACAGAGGGACAACTACAGTTTCATATGGGTGCTGCGATGAACACGGGCTTTACTGCTTCACAGCTATATGCATTCGTGAATGTATTGGATGTAAAAGTCGGGCATAAGGAAGCAAAAGTCGCCGGTCAAGTACTTAAACGTTTTACAAGCTAA
- a CDS encoding UbiA family prenyltransferase codes for MIRLFMELTKFPLSAAVTLSALLAFVLAGGKDIALLLWSVLAVLLLALGVSALNQYQERESDGRMPRTKGRPIPSGRITPNKALTVSVVLIVSASFLVYRELGYTGLLLFLFVPLWYNGLYTHLKRHSAFAAVPGGVLGVIPPAIGWLAAGRSLAEPEFFALALLFFVWQIPHFWLLMAKYQSDYRAAGFPTVIEAFGPVGFRRVLFVWWMLTVFCGLFAVVIFEVQNFAVLMLLSLLVIAAIAAGSRMLFVSLTPSRAGMLFHGINLFLLATVVLLGIDGS; via the coding sequence ATGATACGGTTGTTTATGGAGCTGACTAAGTTTCCTCTCTCGGCTGCGGTCACTCTTTCGGCACTATTGGCTTTCGTGTTGGCAGGAGGAAAAGATATAGCGCTTCTGCTGTGGTCTGTTTTGGCTGTGCTGCTTTTGGCTCTGGGAGTATCTGCTTTGAACCAGTATCAAGAAAGAGAGAGCGACGGGCGGATGCCCCGTACAAAAGGGCGTCCCATCCCTTCGGGCAGGATCACTCCAAACAAGGCGCTGACCGTTAGTGTAGTATTGATTGTCTCTGCATCGTTTTTGGTGTACCGCGAGCTTGGTTATACGGGTCTGCTTCTGTTTCTCTTCGTTCCTTTGTGGTACAACGGTCTGTATACGCACCTTAAACGGCATTCGGCTTTTGCCGCGGTACCGGGAGGCGTACTTGGCGTGATCCCGCCGGCTATCGGCTGGCTGGCGGCGGGGAGAAGTTTGGCCGAACCTGAATTTTTTGCTCTGGCACTGCTCTTTTTTGTGTGGCAGATACCCCATTTTTGGCTGCTGATGGCAAAATACCAAAGCGATTACCGCGCTGCGGGATTTCCTACTGTCATTGAAGCGTTCGGGCCTGTCGGATTTCGCCGTGTGTTATTTGTATGGTGGATGCTGACAGTGTTCTGCGGTCTTTTTGCCGTAGTGATATTTGAAGTGCAGAACTTTGCCGTTTTGATGCTGCTGTCGTTATTGGTCATAGCCGCTATCGCCGCCGGAAGCAGGATGCTGTTCGTCTCTCTCACTCCGAGTCGTGCAGGGATGCTGTTTCATGGGATAAATCTTTTTTTGCTTGCAACAGTGGTGCTGCTTGGCATTGACGGATCGTGA
- a CDS encoding cytochrome c oxidase subunit 3, translating into MQQEMAYDMQGNPHPVTEFKDDYSGAKLGFWVFLLTEAMMFGVLFLLFFIYFYRHTGSFVASSGDLNVWLGGTNTVILLVSTYTMGLATLMMRRGKIKASALLVGVTAVMAIVFLCIKGTEWNIDIDHGIYLGSKALGTMNKGEILFFGLYFVMTGLHGLHVIAGIALMGWVLLLIRSGRIKPEHTIVMKNVTLYWDFVHLIWIVLFPLFYMIGV; encoded by the coding sequence ATGCAGCAGGAGATGGCTTACGATATGCAGGGTAATCCCCATCCCGTTACCGAGTTTAAAGATGACTATAGCGGAGCAAAGCTGGGTTTTTGGGTCTTTTTGCTTACCGAAGCGATGATGTTCGGTGTTTTATTTTTGCTTTTTTTTATCTATTTTTATCGTCATACGGGAAGTTTTGTTGCATCATCGGGTGATCTGAACGTCTGGCTGGGAGGGACCAATACGGTGATTTTGCTGGTGAGTACGTACACGATGGGGCTTGCCACATTGATGATGCGCCGAGGCAAGATCAAAGCTTCGGCCTTGCTGGTCGGAGTGACCGCCGTTATGGCGATAGTGTTTTTGTGCATAAAAGGTACGGAGTGGAATATCGACATCGATCACGGCATCTATCTGGGTTCCAAAGCGCTTGGGACCATGAACAAAGGAGAGATCCTTTTTTTCGGTCTTTATTTTGTGATGACGGGACTCCACGGTCTGCATGTCATAGCGGGGATCGCCCTTATGGGCTGGGTATTGCTGCTTATCCGCTCGGGCCGCATCAAGCCCGAACACACCATAGTCATGAAGAATGTAACGCTCTACTGGGATTTTGTGCATCTGATCTGGATCGTTCTTTTTCCGCTGTTTTATATGATAGGAGTCTGA
- a CDS encoding AraC family transcriptional regulator yields MNTLSMQNYREELKDIIQSVYKGENLISTQIDQLTFYYRTDPTDMLATLYEPSVCIILQGSKEVGLGGELIPYDKEMYLLASIHMPAQVRVATASAEQPYIGLTITFTMEQIFEVLKEMPPAPRQLGSAKRGLYFGEMKPQLLESVTRLVRLVDSPRDIPVLSPLIIKEILYTVMRDEGGDVIRQYVRDGSAQQHVVQAITKIKDAYNQPLNIKELARSLSMSESSLYHSFKKMTAMSPIQFQKSLRLQEARQLLMSQNIEAAQVAYKVGYESPSQFSREYSRMFGLPPKADVHKLHRS; encoded by the coding sequence ATGAACACTCTGTCAATGCAAAACTATCGTGAAGAGCTCAAAGATATCATTCAGTCAGTATATAAAGGTGAGAATCTTATTTCTACACAAATCGATCAGCTCACTTTTTATTATAGAACTGATCCGACAGATATGCTTGCAACGCTTTATGAACCTTCTGTCTGCATTATTCTTCAAGGCAGCAAAGAAGTAGGTCTTGGCGGTGAATTGATCCCGTATGATAAAGAGATGTACCTCTTAGCATCTATACATATGCCCGCTCAGGTGCGTGTTGCTACAGCATCAGCGGAGCAGCCCTACATCGGCCTTACTATCACTTTTACTATGGAGCAGATATTTGAAGTATTAAAAGAGATGCCTCCCGCACCACGACAGCTCGGGAGTGCAAAACGAGGTCTGTATTTTGGAGAGATGAAACCGCAGCTACTTGAGTCTGTTACCCGTTTAGTTCGTTTAGTTGATTCGCCGCGAGATATTCCTGTACTATCCCCTTTAATCATTAAAGAGATCCTTTATACCGTTATGCGTGATGAAGGCGGTGACGTGATCCGTCAATATGTTCGCGACGGGAGCGCCCAGCAGCATGTCGTGCAGGCGATAACAAAGATAAAAGATGCATATAATCAGCCGCTTAACATTAAAGAGCTGGCACGTTCACTCAGTATGAGCGAATCCTCTTTGTACCACAGTTTTAAAAAAATGACTGCTATGAGCCCGATACAATTTCAAAAAAGCCTTCGCTTGCAAGAAGCTAGACAACTTTTGATGTCACAGAACATCGAAGCAGCACAAGTAGCTTACAAGGTAGGATATGAAAGTCCTTCGCAATTTAGCAGAGAGTATTCGCGTATGTTCGGATTGCCTCCCAAAGCTGATGTCCACAAACTCCATAGATCGTAA
- a CDS encoding HD domain-containing phosphohydrolase, which produces MKLLNHIYEDKATLYDFITDEQIIDSSSVLIQLFSSNVTEEDFLKVRKELKTLLPSSSIIGSSTAGIVQDGNIVDNAITVSFSIFEHSIVKSKSYCHLSTEKILERLSKELITEKTKLLLFFANTFTLDSEKLLKQIAQAFPSLVIAGGNGADDLKFNKCKIFSSSCQHCDVAFAAIDSDVLQVQTESLFNWRSIGKELTITKIEGTRLYEIDDRPVLDIYEHYLGKEIIDDLLVRGIEFPFIYNKDGLEVARAPVVVHEDGSITLTGSLEKGVKVKFGYADVEYIDEFNKGELLKKYPYKMEGVYVYSCTGRRMMLGRYLNDEICVVDKIAPTSGFVTYGEFFHDMNNDNNSLLNITSTLVILSEKIPNEKIVQKNIPSYNKKDAKDITFKALTTLITRTSAELDENLFYLEQFRRAVDEVSIFSVTDAKGVIKETNQNLETISGYTKEELIGKPHNILRHPDMPKEAFKEMWETIRSGKIWKGVVKNRKKNGKPYYVLTEISPIYNKDGSFKEYIGVRNDITELEEYKEILKNELSSTKKSLDDQIYYIRQYEEAVNANVAILKTDTDNIITYANNTLCKLHKSTLPELIGMDCSQLRHKKYREQHFCSQITKRLKNKEIVKETVTNIAKDASEYTMETVFYPILDLEGNVTEHLQVMHDVTEIISLNEEIINTQKEVVLTMGAIGETRSKETGLHVQRVAEYSYLLAKLTGLDEEEAMLLRQASPMHDIGKVGIPDSILNKPGKLTKKEFEVMKTHTSLGYDMLKHSNKEILQASSIVAYTHHEKWNGMGYPNGLKGEEIHIYGRITAVADVFDALGHDRVYKKAWKLEDILEFFKNEKGRHFDPSLIDLFFENLDRFLEIKKEFNSRF; this is translated from the coding sequence ATGAAACTTTTAAACCATATATATGAAGATAAAGCAACTTTATACGATTTCATTACTGATGAGCAAATAATCGACAGTAGCTCCGTGCTTATTCAGCTCTTCAGCTCTAATGTTACGGAAGAAGATTTTTTAAAAGTAAGAAAAGAGTTAAAAACTCTTTTACCTTCGTCCTCCATTATCGGTTCATCCACCGCCGGTATCGTTCAAGACGGTAATATCGTCGATAATGCCATAACCGTTTCTTTTTCCATCTTTGAACATTCGATCGTCAAATCAAAAAGTTACTGTCATCTCTCTACGGAGAAGATATTAGAGCGTCTTAGCAAAGAACTCATTACGGAGAAAACAAAACTTTTACTGTTTTTTGCCAATACTTTTACTCTTGATTCCGAAAAGCTTTTGAAACAGATCGCACAAGCATTTCCCTCTTTGGTCATTGCAGGCGGAAATGGGGCCGATGATCTTAAATTTAACAAATGTAAGATATTTTCAAGCTCATGCCAGCATTGCGATGTGGCTTTTGCCGCGATCGACTCGGATGTTTTACAGGTTCAAACAGAATCACTGTTCAACTGGCGCAGCATCGGAAAAGAACTGACGATCACAAAGATCGAAGGAACAAGGCTCTATGAGATTGACGACAGACCTGTTTTGGATATATATGAGCACTATCTTGGCAAAGAGATCATAGATGACTTGCTGGTAAGGGGGATCGAGTTTCCTTTTATTTATAATAAAGACGGACTGGAAGTAGCCCGTGCTCCCGTTGTTGTACATGAAGACGGCTCGATCACCCTTACAGGCAGTCTTGAAAAAGGTGTCAAAGTAAAATTCGGATATGCAGATGTCGAATATATCGACGAGTTCAATAAAGGCGAACTTCTTAAAAAATATCCTTACAAAATGGAAGGAGTCTACGTATACAGCTGTACAGGACGCCGGATGATGCTCGGCAGATACCTTAATGACGAAATTTGCGTCGTTGACAAAATAGCTCCGACAAGCGGTTTTGTGACGTACGGCGAGTTTTTCCACGACATGAATAACGACAACAACAGCCTTTTAAATATCACCAGCACGCTCGTGATACTGAGCGAAAAAATTCCGAACGAAAAAATAGTACAAAAAAATATACCGTCCTATAACAAAAAAGATGCCAAAGATATCACTTTCAAAGCTCTGACAACTCTCATTACACGAACAAGTGCAGAACTTGACGAAAATCTTTTTTATCTTGAACAGTTTAGAAGAGCCGTAGATGAAGTCTCTATCTTTTCCGTCACGGATGCAAAAGGGGTTATCAAAGAGACGAACCAAAACCTTGAAACGATCTCTGGCTACACTAAAGAGGAGCTCATTGGAAAACCTCACAATATCTTACGTCATCCTGATATGCCAAAAGAGGCATTTAAAGAGATGTGGGAAACCATACGGTCCGGAAAGATATGGAAAGGCGTAGTTAAAAACAGAAAGAAAAACGGAAAGCCCTATTATGTCCTAACGGAGATCAGTCCGATCTACAACAAGGACGGAAGTTTCAAAGAATATATCGGCGTTAGAAACGACATAACGGAGCTTGAAGAGTATAAGGAAATTTTAAAAAATGAACTCAGTTCCACAAAAAAATCTCTCGATGACCAAATATACTACATAAGACAGTATGAAGAAGCAGTAAACGCAAACGTTGCCATTTTAAAAACAGACACGGACAATATAATCACCTATGCCAACAATACGCTTTGCAAACTGCACAAATCTACTTTACCCGAATTAATAGGCATGGACTGCTCGCAGCTGCGTCATAAAAAATATCGTGAACAGCACTTTTGTTCGCAGATCACAAAGCGTCTTAAAAATAAAGAGATCGTAAAAGAGACAGTGACAAACATCGCCAAAGACGCCTCAGAATATACAATGGAGACGGTCTTTTATCCGATCTTAGATCTGGAAGGAAACGTCACCGAACATCTTCAGGTAATGCATGATGTCACAGAGATCATCAGTCTCAATGAAGAGATCATCAATACTCAAAAAGAGGTCGTGCTGACTATGGGCGCCATAGGAGAAACTCGTTCCAAAGAAACGGGACTCCATGTACAAAGAGTCGCCGAGTACTCCTACTTGTTAGCAAAACTCACGGGTCTGGATGAAGAAGAAGCAATGCTTTTAAGACAGGCATCGCCTATGCATGATATCGGAAAGGTAGGTATACCCGACAGCATACTGAACAAACCGGGCAAACTGACCAAAAAGGAGTTCGAGGTTATGAAAACCCATACTTCTTTAGGATACGATATGCTTAAACACTCCAACAAAGAGATACTTCAGGCATCATCCATCGTAGCCTATACACATCACGAAAAGTGGAACGGTATGGGATATCCCAACGGGCTTAAAGGCGAAGAGATCCATATATATGGGCGTATTACCGCCGTTGCGGACGTATTTGATGCTCTTGGCCATGACCGTGTATATAAAAAAGCATGGAAGCTAGAAGATATTCTGGAGTTTTTTAAAAATGAAAAAGGCAGACACTTCGACCCTTCTCTTATAGATCTCTTTTTTGAAAATCTGGATCGGTTTTTAGAGATCAAAAAAGAGTTTAACAGCAGATTTTAA